A genomic region of Fodinisporobacter ferrooxydans contains the following coding sequences:
- a CDS encoding copper ion binding protein, producing the protein MQQVVLHVEGMSCNHCVNAIEGALKKAGATGKVSLENKTVAVEFDASKVTLDAIKEAIEDQGYDVAES; encoded by the coding sequence ATGCAACAAGTCGTATTACATGTTGAAGGCATGTCCTGTAATCATTGTGTCAATGCAATTGAAGGCGCATTAAAAAAAGCCGGAGCAACAGGCAAGGTCAGTTTGGAAAACAAAACGGTTGCTGTTGAATTCGATGCATCCAAAGTCACTTTGGATGCAATAAAAGAAGCAATTGAAGATCAAGGATATGATGTTGCTGAATCATAA
- a CDS encoding SHOCT domain-containing protein → MMGGYGYGFGGFGLGWIWMLLPLLLIVGVVYFIIKGTKSDKAEAEFQSVAILKERFARGEISEEEYRRMRNILGK, encoded by the coding sequence ATGATGGGTGGATATGGATATGGATTTGGCGGGTTTGGATTGGGATGGATCTGGATGTTACTTCCACTGCTTCTGATAGTGGGCGTTGTTTATTTCATAATAAAAGGAACAAAAAGCGATAAAGCCGAGGCAGAGTTTCAATCCGTGGCAATTTTGAAAGAGCGCTTTGCCAGAGGTGAGATTTCAGAAGAAGAATACAGACGCATGAGAAATATTTTAGGGAAATAA
- a CDS encoding multicopper oxidase family protein: MSGNTKKNFKFFITAVVVLVLVGSGWGIWKGSFFSAQRADASVNPVTPNVPIAKYEMKNGVKVFHLTAEQVKQEVSKGVFVNAWGYNGSTPGPTIVVNEGDKIQVVVDNKLPGPTTVHWHGLIVPNNMDGVPGAEPSPVIEPGKSFTYEFTVKQVGTFMYHSHYQPSKDEMMGLDGMFISLPKNGDTVNGKPVNRDYSILLQEWQLQKPGSANGMDMSQFGEGQVPVGTYDVNPEGMSWNTFTLNGKQFPSTDPMEVKQGDKVLVRLANLSMQSHPMHLHGHNFKVVAKDGNPLPESAQYMANTINIAAGETYDIEFTADNPGTWVFHCHLPHHTAGLNGKDGGMLTAFHYQGTPWPPAFTAKTNASDTTSNMNNTNQSSDTMQMSGSSSNTMNMPSK; this comes from the coding sequence ATGTCAGGAAACACAAAAAAGAATTTCAAATTTTTCATTACGGCAGTCGTCGTACTGGTGTTGGTCGGATCCGGATGGGGAATATGGAAAGGTTCCTTCTTTTCCGCTCAGCGTGCAGATGCATCCGTCAATCCTGTTACACCGAATGTTCCCATAGCAAAATATGAAATGAAAAACGGTGTGAAAGTTTTTCATCTGACGGCGGAACAAGTGAAACAAGAAGTGTCAAAAGGAGTGTTCGTCAATGCCTGGGGATACAACGGGAGTACTCCTGGTCCCACCATTGTCGTAAATGAAGGTGATAAAATACAGGTTGTCGTCGACAACAAGTTGCCAGGGCCGACAACAGTACATTGGCATGGATTGATTGTTCCGAACAACATGGATGGTGTTCCAGGTGCGGAACCCAGTCCGGTCATCGAGCCCGGCAAAAGTTTTACGTATGAATTTACGGTAAAGCAGGTCGGTACATTCATGTACCATTCCCATTACCAGCCATCCAAAGATGAAATGATGGGATTGGATGGCATGTTTATTTCTCTACCGAAAAATGGCGATACAGTCAACGGAAAACCGGTAAACCGCGACTACTCGATTCTGCTGCAGGAATGGCAATTGCAAAAACCAGGTTCCGCCAATGGAATGGATATGAGTCAATTTGGTGAAGGACAAGTACCAGTAGGCACATATGATGTAAACCCGGAAGGTATGAGCTGGAATACGTTTACGTTGAATGGGAAGCAGTTTCCTTCGACAGATCCAATGGAAGTGAAACAAGGGGACAAAGTTTTGGTCAGATTGGCCAACTTGAGTATGCAAAGCCATCCCATGCATCTGCACGGACATAACTTTAAAGTGGTTGCAAAAGATGGCAATCCATTGCCGGAGTCTGCACAATATATGGCAAACACAATCAATATTGCAGCGGGAGAAACCTACGATATCGAATTTACGGCAGACAATCCGGGAACGTGGGTATTCCATTGCCATTTGCCGCATCATACGGCTGGCTTGAATGGCAAGGATGGCGGTATGCTAACAGCTTTCCACTATCAAGGCACACCATGGCCGCCGGCGTTTACGGCTAAAACAAATGCAAGCGATACTACAAGCAACATGAATAATACGAATCAATCATCCGATACGATGCAAATGTCCGGTTCTTCATCAAATACCATGAATATGCCAAGCAAATAA
- a CDS encoding ATP-binding protein, translated as MERLCRGIGLAICKKLVELHNGSIWITSEVGRGTHVLIRLLNCKK; from the coding sequence ATGGAACGTTTGTGTAGAGGAATCGGGTTAGCCATCTGCAAGAAGCTGGTAGAGTTGCATAACGGTTCGATTTGGATCACAAGTGAAGTTGGAAGGGGAACGCATGTGTTGATTCGTTTGCTGAATTGCAAAAAATAA
- a CDS encoding HAMP domain-containing protein, producing MISKLRTRLFLALVGITFIIVLIASLLIIWQTNRHFMIYQMQMPAFHKYIVPLDLHLKTALIQSILLTMIGAMVLAIAVSFYMAKRMTRPIEDMTRVAKRIGHGDLHSRVAIQGNDELAKLATTLNQLASQLQTQEELRRNLTADVAHELRTPLATLKGHMEAFEDRIWEPTPERIHSCYEEIERLIGLVSDLEQLSFIESPELVLDLQVHNLSDIILQCVDMMCVECVQKGIEWNVCVEESG from the coding sequence ATGATTTCAAAATTGCGTACCCGTCTCTTTCTAGCGCTTGTCGGGATTACTTTCATAATTGTTCTCATCGCGAGTCTCCTAATCATTTGGCAAACCAATCGACACTTCATGATTTATCAAATGCAAATGCCGGCATTCCACAAATACATCGTGCCGCTTGACTTGCATTTGAAAACAGCATTGATTCAGTCGATCCTGTTGACGATGATCGGGGCTATGGTACTCGCAATCGCAGTCAGTTTCTATATGGCAAAACGCATGACCAGACCGATTGAAGATATGACACGCGTTGCCAAACGAATCGGTCACGGCGATTTGCATTCCCGTGTCGCGATACAAGGGAATGATGAATTGGCGAAATTGGCAACCACGCTGAATCAGCTTGCGTCCCAACTACAAACCCAAGAGGAATTAAGAAGGAATTTAACAGCGGATGTGGCGCATGAATTGCGGACACCCCTTGCCACTCTGAAAGGCCACATGGAAGCGTTCGAGGATCGGATATGGGAACCAACGCCGGAACGAATCCATTCCTGCTATGAGGAAATTGAACGATTGATTGGTTTGGTAAGCGATTTGGAGCAGTTGTCATTTATTGAGTCTCCCGAGTTGGTGCTGGATTTGCAAGTGCATAATCTGAGCGATATCATCCTCCAATGTGTTGATATGATGTGTGTTGAATGTGTCCAAAAAGGAATTGAATGGAACGTTTGTGTAGAGGAATCGGGTTAG
- a CDS encoding response regulator transcription factor, which translates to MKSILIVDDEEKIREVIVSYLNHERYQVFQAESGTEALRQFKERNIDLVILDLMLPDVSGEEVCQKIRNLSPVPILMLTAKVAEKDRVNGLAIGADDYVVKPFSPRELVARVKALLRRSAENELLAERISFQEGQLMIDSVRNKVYKNGEAINVTPIEYKLLVTFARYPGRTFHRNELLETALGHEYEGDLRVIDQHIKNLRQKIEDNPKQPVYLITVFGFGYKFQGGDV; encoded by the coding sequence ATGAAATCCATTCTAATCGTGGATGATGAAGAGAAAATTCGTGAAGTCATCGTATCCTATTTGAATCATGAACGATATCAAGTGTTTCAAGCCGAATCGGGTACGGAAGCACTGCGTCAATTTAAAGAACGCAACATCGATCTGGTAATTTTGGATTTAATGCTGCCGGATGTATCGGGTGAGGAGGTATGCCAAAAAATTCGGAATCTTTCACCCGTTCCGATTCTCATGCTCACCGCAAAAGTTGCTGAAAAAGATCGGGTCAACGGATTGGCAATCGGCGCCGATGACTATGTGGTAAAACCGTTTAGCCCGCGTGAATTGGTCGCTCGTGTTAAAGCGCTATTGCGTCGCTCTGCCGAGAATGAATTGCTTGCGGAACGAATCTCTTTCCAAGAAGGCCAATTGATGATTGACTCGGTACGCAACAAAGTATATAAAAACGGTGAGGCAATCAATGTAACACCAATCGAGTATAAGCTTCTTGTGACATTTGCAAGGTATCCGGGGCGAACATTTCATCGGAATGAATTGTTGGAGACCGCTCTTGGCCATGAATATGAGGGGGATCTTCGGGTCATCGACCAGCATATTAAAAATTTGCGCCAAAAAATTGAGGACAATCCAAAACAACCAGTGTATTTGATCACGGTTTTTGGCTTTGGTTATAAATTTCAGGGAGGGGACGTATGA
- a CDS encoding M56 family metallopeptidase produces MDEKTLLKLENQAFARIVMSFLLLVFIMSGLIIHIFLNDRINLLQRWIKFCTTVGTHGIWWSVSLGIAVCGICGIMTIRLVSVIVKEYRFYSSLQNYECMEMPLHVKTIVRSHQGLHSLCIVNDDTVFAFCYGFIRPNIYISKGFLNHLSQAELEAVLLHEQAHIKYHDTWKVFVAKIIMHVLFFVPTVQQLGSNYLMYKELLADQYAIRIMKRMEPLGSALVKIIHMNQTNRQRPYGINGFDDRINIRIRNVLGYETGESLFFAKKHTTYLLVLVVSFLFVFGTGCV; encoded by the coding sequence ATGGATGAAAAAACTCTTTTAAAGTTGGAAAATCAAGCATTTGCAAGGATTGTCATGAGTTTTCTCTTGCTCGTTTTCATCATGAGCGGACTTATCATACATATTTTTTTGAATGATCGCATCAATCTCCTGCAAAGATGGATAAAGTTTTGTACAACGGTCGGAACACATGGGATATGGTGGAGCGTTTCGCTCGGAATTGCTGTTTGTGGGATATGTGGCATCATGACCATTCGATTGGTTTCCGTGATTGTAAAAGAATATCGTTTTTATTCCTCGCTTCAGAACTATGAATGTATGGAAATGCCTTTGCATGTGAAAACCATCGTGAGATCCCATCAAGGACTTCATTCCCTTTGTATTGTAAATGATGATACAGTATTTGCATTCTGTTATGGATTCATTCGCCCCAACATTTATATTTCAAAAGGATTTCTCAATCACTTGTCCCAGGCGGAATTGGAAGCGGTTTTGTTGCATGAACAAGCACATATCAAATACCACGATACGTGGAAAGTCTTTGTCGCAAAGATCATTATGCACGTGTTGTTCTTTGTGCCGACGGTTCAGCAGCTTGGATCAAACTATCTCATGTACAAGGAGTTGCTGGCGGATCAGTATGCGATCCGCATCATGAAGCGAATGGAGCCACTTGGATCTGCTTTGGTAAAAATCATTCATATGAATCAGACAAATCGGCAAAGACCCTATGGTATAAATGGATTTGATGACAGGATCAATATTCGAATACGAAATGTATTGGGATATGAGACAGGGGAATCTCTCTTTTTTGCAAAAAAGCATACTACGTATTTGCTTGTGTTAGTCGTTTCATTTCTTTTTGTATTTGGAACCGGCTGTGTATAG
- a CDS encoding BlaI/MecI/CopY family transcriptional regulator, translating into MARRKDARSFHLNAEGIERVLGPLETEIMHIFWENGELSIREVRDLLLVKREISFNTVMTIIHRLAEKGLLQKKDRNKSSPYIPTKTKESFLAEISHDVTSVLIKDFGKFAVSQFVDILHEVDPSLLRELEKRIEKYK; encoded by the coding sequence ATGGCAAGAAGAAAAGATGCACGTTCCTTTCATTTGAATGCCGAAGGAATTGAACGCGTTTTAGGACCGTTAGAGACGGAAATTATGCATATATTTTGGGAAAACGGCGAATTGTCCATACGGGAGGTCCGGGATCTCCTCTTGGTAAAACGGGAGATTTCATTTAATACGGTTATGACGATCATCCATCGCCTTGCGGAAAAAGGACTTTTGCAAAAAAAAGATAGAAACAAATCGTCCCCCTATATCCCTACCAAAACCAAGGAATCATTCCTTGCGGAAATATCCCATGATGTAACAAGCGTGCTCATAAAGGATTTCGGAAAATTCGCCGTTTCACAGTTTGTTGATATTTTGCATGAAGTGGATCCTTCATTACTTCGAGAACTGGAAAAGCGTATTGAAAAATACAAATAA
- a CDS encoding TlpA family protein disulfide reductase yields the protein MKKLVRFGIPILVLFIMVAGIVYSNQSQKKSAEQTVSKGIPSLPQENYLAPDFTLKTIDGKTVTLRQLRGKPVFINVWNSWCPPCKAEMPDIVKEYDKYKDKIQFYGINLTTNNDSVASAKDFINHFHVTFPTLMDTDGKVGVQYQIVGVPTSLFINDKGVIVARITGAMDVPTMEANFQKLIK from the coding sequence ATGAAGAAATTGGTTCGATTTGGCATCCCGATTCTTGTTTTATTCATCATGGTTGCAGGCATTGTCTACAGCAACCAAAGCCAGAAAAAATCGGCGGAACAAACGGTTAGTAAAGGTATTCCTTCACTTCCCCAGGAAAATTATTTGGCACCGGATTTCACCTTGAAAACCATAGACGGTAAAACCGTAACGTTGCGTCAATTGCGCGGAAAGCCTGTATTCATAAACGTTTGGAATTCCTGGTGCCCTCCGTGTAAAGCAGAAATGCCGGATATCGTAAAAGAATATGACAAATACAAAGACAAGATTCAGTTTTACGGAATCAATCTGACGACAAACAACGATAGTGTAGCATCTGCAAAAGACTTCATTAACCATTTCCATGTGACATTCCCGACATTAATGGACACAGATGGAAAAGTGGGAGTTCAATATCAAATTGTTGGAGTGCCAACAAGCTTATTTATTAATGACAAAGGAGTGATCGTGGCTCGTATTACAGGTGCGATGGATGTCCCGACAATGGAAGCCAATTTCCAAAAACTGATCAAATAA
- a CDS encoding multicopper oxidase family protein: MFDWMNRNTYQLLAPNIGFARHEVIGGIRRFHLAAEVVEQELVKGVKIRALGYNASTPGPVLVFYEGERVQIVLHNRLSEPTSIHWHGLIVPDNMDGVPGIGAGPIVKPGESFVYDFVVRQSGTYMYHAHANDPLEELMGLVGMIVVLPRERTRDHVDRDYCMLLQEWSVATGSMKQGQDTMKMDQMQMGMNRSGGMGSGSGEIQNINPMSMDFNYFTMNGKSFPDINPILVRYGERIRIRLANLSMNSHPMHLHGHYFQATATDGSLLPAPFFKNTINVAPGETWDIEFVANNPGTWAFHCHKPHHMTNEHQSKMGGMFTIVKYE; encoded by the coding sequence ATGTTTGACTGGATGAATCGGAACACCTATCAATTGTTGGCACCGAATATCGGGTTTGCCCGCCATGAAGTCATTGGAGGAATCCGCAGATTCCATTTGGCAGCGGAAGTTGTGGAACAGGAGTTGGTCAAAGGAGTAAAGATTCGGGCATTGGGGTATAACGCTTCCACCCCAGGGCCGGTTCTCGTGTTTTACGAAGGGGAACGGGTGCAGATCGTGCTGCACAACCGGTTATCAGAGCCTACATCGATTCATTGGCACGGGTTGATTGTGCCTGACAATATGGATGGTGTGCCGGGAATCGGAGCCGGGCCTATTGTAAAGCCAGGAGAATCATTTGTCTATGATTTTGTGGTCCGGCAATCGGGAACCTATATGTATCATGCACATGCCAATGATCCGCTGGAAGAGCTGATGGGGCTGGTCGGGATGATTGTCGTGCTGCCAAGGGAGCGGACAAGAGATCATGTTGACAGAGACTATTGCATGTTACTGCAAGAATGGAGTGTTGCGACAGGAAGTATGAAGCAAGGCCAAGACACCATGAAAATGGATCAGATGCAGATGGGGATGAATCGTTCGGGGGGAATGGGATCCGGCTCTGGAGAAATCCAGAATATCAATCCGATGAGTATGGATTTTAACTACTTTACCATGAATGGAAAATCCTTCCCCGATATCAATCCGATTCTTGTACGGTATGGGGAACGCATTCGGATCCGCTTGGCGAATCTTAGCATGAATTCACACCCCATGCATTTGCATGGACATTATTTTCAAGCGACTGCAACGGATGGATCCCTCTTGCCTGCTCCGTTTTTTAAAAACACCATCAATGTAGCGCCCGGCGAAACATGGGATATTGAATTTGTTGCGAATAACCCGGGTACATGGGCGTTCCATTGTCATAAACCCCATCATATGACAAATGAACACCAGTCAAAAATGGGCGGCATGTTTACAATTGTAAAATATGAGTAG
- a CDS encoding C40 family peptidase, producing MPKKVLAAFLCAGTITTVVFFPAPAFAAVGDTVLEYGSQGADVQTLQEQLKELGYFPNSVETTGYFGTTTKQAVLAFKNDYKLTDKEKVGKTTETAILKALAIKKASASSSDTLRKTIIDEAKSLNGSPYQWGGASPSGFDCSGFTKYVFAQAGTSLPRSSQDQYGIGKAVDKAALKPGDLVFFSTYDSGPSHVGIYLGSGKFISADSTKVQIDSIDDPYYWGPRYVGARSVIEN from the coding sequence TTGCCAAAAAAAGTACTAGCTGCTTTCCTTTGTGCAGGAACGATTACAACTGTCGTCTTTTTTCCTGCTCCCGCATTTGCTGCAGTCGGCGATACAGTTTTGGAATACGGTTCCCAAGGAGCAGATGTACAAACATTGCAAGAACAATTGAAAGAACTCGGTTATTTCCCGAATTCAGTTGAAACAACCGGCTATTTTGGCACAACTACCAAACAAGCTGTCCTGGCATTTAAGAATGATTACAAGCTTACAGACAAAGAAAAAGTGGGAAAAACGACTGAAACCGCAATTCTTAAGGCTCTTGCCATAAAGAAAGCTTCTGCGTCAAGCAGCGATACTCTTCGCAAAACTATTATTGACGAAGCAAAAAGTCTAAACGGAAGCCCTTATCAATGGGGCGGAGCGTCACCGAGCGGATTTGATTGCTCAGGTTTTACGAAATATGTTTTTGCACAAGCGGGGACCTCTTTGCCGCGATCGTCACAAGATCAGTATGGGATTGGGAAGGCTGTTGACAAAGCAGCATTAAAACCAGGCGATTTGGTGTTTTTCAGTACATATGACAGCGGCCCCTCACATGTAGGAATTTACTTGGGAAGCGGCAAATTTATTTCTGCTGATAGCACAAAGGTTCAAATCGATTCCATCGATGACCCATATTATTGGGGTCCTCGTTACGTCGGCGCCAGATCTGTCATTGAAAACTAA
- a CDS encoding cytochrome b, producing MSKASESKSWFQERFPLSTFSYKVPKHANTFLFSLGGITLINVVVLIVTGILLAHYYDPNPQLANQSIRIFETQVRFGSLIRGLHIWAAQLVTVTLLLHLLRVLFYGSYKKPREVHWLFGVVLFVLMIGLLFTGTILKWDQEASEALSHAVALGGLLGPLGYYFSNTFAPNVSLLNKFFVLHISVLPILLAVVIVIHLFLIKTLKISPLPYEGKKEDPKENHTFVHHFYKLIGYGFATVGLLLILAILFPPELGPAPVDGIESTQPPWVFMGIFSVENWVGLPGLLWTGIIIVVLLFLVPLFDRGKTQMFKDRKYFVSIVAILVLVLGGMTANAYVTKPKQHLGMEGMNGGAQIDNATVASVLKTSQDLVKKIKADVDNKKFADAEQAAVQLDKALDPAKTVIGTNDAQLVKQLKTDDLKTLLASANPDTAKINVTLTAMQTGIQKANSLFPAGTAAVDDGIAILKKLQTAIAGKDQMAAMNQAKQLDETLDPLKATLQAKHADLVKALNTDGLSEVLKDANTDWTKASTIVTTMQKALNQTADLFVVDTLNKNLSIVNELQMAIKNKDDTMAVMKAKDLDESLDPVKDKLKEKDAKLVNDLNTDGLAEVLKAAQPDWNKANSILTTMQQALNKAKGLYSEK from the coding sequence ATGTCAAAAGCCAGCGAATCGAAATCTTGGTTCCAGGAACGATTTCCGTTGTCCACATTTTCGTATAAAGTTCCAAAGCACGCCAATACGTTCCTGTTTTCCCTTGGCGGCATCACATTGATCAATGTTGTCGTCCTGATCGTCACGGGGATTCTTTTGGCTCATTATTATGATCCAAATCCCCAACTGGCCAATCAAAGCATTCGCATCTTTGAAACGCAGGTTCGATTCGGCAGCCTCATTCGCGGCTTGCACATTTGGGCCGCCCAATTGGTAACCGTCACGTTGCTTTTGCATCTGTTGCGCGTGTTGTTCTATGGTTCCTACAAAAAGCCGAGAGAAGTTCACTGGTTGTTTGGTGTTGTCCTGTTTGTTCTGATGATCGGTCTGTTATTTACCGGTACGATTTTAAAATGGGACCAGGAAGCCAGTGAAGCATTATCACATGCTGTCGCCCTTGGCGGACTGCTTGGGCCGCTCGGATATTATTTTTCCAATACGTTCGCGCCTAACGTTTCGCTGCTGAACAAATTTTTTGTCTTGCACATCAGTGTGCTTCCCATACTATTGGCTGTTGTGATCGTCATACACTTGTTCTTGATCAAGACATTAAAAATTTCACCGCTTCCTTATGAAGGAAAGAAGGAAGATCCAAAGGAAAACCATACGTTCGTTCACCATTTTTACAAATTGATCGGTTATGGGTTTGCGACTGTCGGCTTGCTGTTGATTTTGGCGATTCTGTTCCCGCCGGAACTCGGTCCGGCTCCGGTAGACGGAATCGAATCCACACAGCCGCCTTGGGTATTCATGGGAATCTTCAGTGTGGAAAACTGGGTGGGTCTGCCCGGACTTCTTTGGACGGGCATCATCATAGTCGTGCTTTTATTCCTGGTACCGTTGTTTGACCGCGGCAAAACACAGATGTTTAAAGATCGCAAGTACTTCGTCTCAATTGTTGCCATACTCGTTCTTGTACTCGGCGGAATGACCGCGAATGCATATGTCACCAAGCCGAAACAGCACCTTGGCATGGAAGGGATGAATGGCGGCGCACAAATCGATAATGCCACTGTCGCAAGTGTTCTCAAAACGTCGCAAGATCTTGTGAAAAAAATTAAAGCAGATGTAGACAACAAGAAGTTTGCAGATGCAGAACAAGCAGCGGTACAACTGGATAAAGCGCTGGATCCGGCGAAAACCGTGATCGGCACAAATGATGCACAGTTGGTGAAGCAGTTAAAAACGGATGATCTGAAAACACTTTTGGCATCCGCGAATCCGGATACCGCAAAAATAAACGTAACTTTAACCGCCATGCAGACCGGCATTCAGAAAGCCAACAGTCTGTTTCCGGCTGGAACGGCTGCAGTGGATGATGGTATCGCCATTCTCAAGAAACTGCAAACGGCCATCGCCGGCAAAGACCAAATGGCAGCCATGAATCAGGCAAAACAACTCGACGAGACGCTGGATCCTTTGAAAGCCACATTGCAAGCCAAACATGCAGATTTGGTAAAAGCATTGAATACGGACGGACTGTCTGAGGTGCTGAAAGATGCGAACACGGATTGGACCAAGGCAAGTACCATTGTGACAACCATGCAAAAAGCGCTCAATCAAACTGCTGATTTGTTTGTTGTTGATACATTGAATAAAAACTTGTCGATCGTAAATGAACTGCAGATGGCCATTAAAAACAAAGACGATACAATGGCGGTCATGAAAGCAAAAGATCTGGATGAATCCCTCGATCCGGTGAAAGACAAGTTAAAAGAGAAAGATGCCAAACTGGTCAACGATCTCAATACAGACGGATTGGCCGAAGTATTAAAAGCCGCGCAGCCCGATTGGAACAAAGCGAACTCGATTTTGACAACCATGCAGCAGGCATTGAACAAAGCAAAGGGCTTGTATTCTGAAAAATAG
- a CDS encoding response regulator transcription factor → MNGDNCDEIRILVAGDSMSLTRDVHFLHLQKDPCLQSDTCKIVANVVTDQEVVTKCRECLPDVVLMVIRNMSCFQKETIRAMKSEHSNLRILILSNKDQVLIQAMRMGVCAYYLRPMTSAKLLDLVERIRKGESALPGPLLKKILMEYKKKDGSKWMNMKLTQRELEILRLIFAKKSTWEIARILQISKSTVSFHISKILKKFNCLNRHEAIEYAIRQHII, encoded by the coding sequence ATGAACGGGGACAATTGTGATGAGATTCGGATATTGGTTGCAGGTGATTCGATGTCATTGACTCGGGATGTTCATTTTCTTCACTTGCAAAAGGATCCATGCTTGCAATCGGATACGTGCAAAATTGTTGCAAATGTAGTAACGGATCAGGAAGTAGTGACAAAATGCCGGGAATGTTTGCCGGATGTGGTGTTGATGGTGATTCGCAATATGTCTTGTTTTCAGAAGGAAACGATCCGCGCAATGAAGAGCGAGCATTCCAATCTTCGAATCTTGATTTTGAGCAATAAAGATCAGGTATTAATTCAGGCGATGCGAATGGGTGTATGTGCATATTATTTGCGGCCCATGACGTCTGCCAAGCTGCTGGACCTGGTAGAACGTATCAGAAAAGGGGAGAGTGCTTTGCCGGGTCCATTATTAAAGAAAATCCTCATGGAGTACAAAAAGAAAGATGGTTCCAAATGGATGAACATGAAGTTGACACAACGGGAATTGGAGATTTTACGTCTGATTTTCGCAAAAAAATCGACTTGGGAAATTGCCCGTATACTGCAAATCTCAAAAAGTACAGTCAGTTTTCATATCAGTAAAATTTTGAAAAAGTTCAATTGTTTGAATCGCCATGAAGCAATTGAATATGCCATTCGCCAACATATCATTTGA